The Campylobacter concisus genome has a window encoding:
- a CDS encoding class I SAM-dependent methyltransferase produces MSQNSKIEKSYDELTYKSIAFAQSSPYRLEACATLLGITPPPCENARVLEIGCSFGGNLIPFAVNNKNAKVVGIDLSGEQIRRGQEIVKEMGLTNLELIHGDICEFKSDEKFDYIIAHGVFSWVPDFVKEAILKVVRENLSANGVAFISYNVYPGWKVKDIVRDIMLLAAKDKESMQERLKAAKEALLVYKEYLLTRNEEIYEGKIPLKMLLFITEHVLSKDDFYIAHEFLEYTNDPFYFKDFNAMLAKNELTYLCEYTLDDIFTPDVGTAVVDEYKNNKFKDRIDLEQFMDMISNKVFRQSLIVHSKTYESIANKQIGPSDINKIHVVADFIKKDNQWQDSYGAMPQDISWLCEVFYKMYPASINLSQILEILPEDKLMVYSAFVRILTNSSDAMILKDEQKNIEYRPGYSRLSQKLINYVRYFLNHKNNADVVFANKFSISRKLNNIDYYILLLLDGKNSLEDVAAKALKFIKENTKIYLT; encoded by the coding sequence ATGAGCCAAAATAGCAAAATCGAGAAGTCTTATGATGAGCTAACCTATAAATCAATAGCTTTTGCCCAATCGTCGCCATATAGGCTTGAAGCTTGTGCTACACTTCTTGGCATAACTCCACCGCCATGCGAAAATGCAAGAGTTTTAGAGATAGGATGTAGCTTTGGTGGAAATTTGATCCCATTTGCAGTAAATAACAAAAACGCAAAAGTAGTTGGCATAGATCTTAGCGGCGAGCAGATAAGGCGAGGGCAAGAGATCGTTAAAGAGATGGGGCTTACAAATTTAGAGCTTATACACGGCGATATTTGCGAATTTAAAAGTGATGAGAAATTTGACTATATCATCGCTCATGGTGTTTTTAGCTGGGTGCCTGACTTTGTAAAAGAAGCTATATTAAAAGTTGTAAGAGAGAATTTAAGTGCAAATGGCGTGGCATTTATCTCTTATAATGTTTATCCTGGCTGGAAAGTAAAAGATATCGTAAGGGATATAATGCTACTTGCTGCAAAAGATAAAGAGAGCATGCAAGAGAGGCTAAAAGCAGCCAAAGAAGCACTTTTAGTCTATAAAGAATATTTACTAACAAGAAATGAAGAAATTTATGAGGGAAAAATACCTCTTAAGATGCTTCTCTTTATAACAGAACATGTGCTCTCAAAAGATGACTTTTACATAGCTCATGAGTTTTTAGAATACACAAATGATCCATTTTATTTTAAAGATTTTAATGCCATGCTTGCCAAAAATGAGCTTACTTATCTTTGTGAGTATACACTTGATGATATTTTTACCCCAGATGTTGGCACAGCCGTAGTAGATGAATACAAAAATAATAAATTTAAAGACAGGATCGATCTAGAACAATTCATGGATATGATTAGCAACAAAGTCTTTAGACAAAGCCTAATAGTCCATAGCAAAACTTATGAGAGCATAGCCAATAAACAGATAGGTCCAAGCGATATTAATAAAATTCACGTTGTGGCAGATTTTATAAAGAAAGATAACCAGTGGCAAGATAGTTATGGCGCTATGCCACAAGATATATCATGGCTTTGCGAGGTCTTTTATAAGATGTATCCAGCCAGCATAAACCTTTCTCAGATTTTAGAAATTTTGCCAGAAGATAAGCTTATGGTTTATAGCGCTTTTGTAAGAATTTTAACAAACTCATCTGATGCAATGATCTTAAAAGATGAGCAAAAAAATATCGAGTATAGACCTGGATATTCAAGACTTAGTCAAAAATTAATAAATTATGTAAGATATTTCTTAAATCATAAAAATAATGCCGATGTTGTTTTTGCTAATAAATTTAGCATCTCAAGGAAGCTTAACAATATCGATTATTACATACTTTTATTGCTTGACGGCAAAAATAGCTTAGAAGATGTCGCAGCAAAAGCTTTGAAATTTATCAAAGAGAACACGAAGATATATTTGACATAA
- a CDS encoding redoxin family protein, whose translation MIKVPTSIYLNTLDGKEFDFSAFARTHDCVIFIYPKIGEDFSLLSEQLQNTAGMKGCTKQAINYKKFLKDFNDLGFMVVAIGSQDIAAQKKFQEETSAGVMFLNDNEFMLERALELPVFSASNGHKFYFRQTLIIKDGKIRRAYIVDDPENDAKNMLEKIKEKDY comes from the coding sequence ATGATAAAAGTGCCTACAAGTATATATTTAAATACACTAGACGGTAAGGAATTTGATTTTTCCGCCTTTGCAAGAACGCACGACTGCGTCATTTTTATCTATCCAAAGATAGGCGAGGACTTTAGTCTTTTAAGTGAGCAATTGCAAAATACTGCGGGCATGAAGGGCTGCACCAAACAAGCGATAAACTACAAGAAATTTTTAAAAGACTTTAACGATCTTGGTTTCATGGTAGTGGCTATTGGCTCCCAAGATATCGCAGCTCAAAAGAAATTTCAAGAAGAAACTTCAGCTGGAGTTATGTTCTTAAATGATAATGAGTTTATGCTTGAGAGAGCACTTGAGCTTCCAGTTTTTTCTGCATCAAATGGACATAAATTTTACTTTAGACAAACGCTTATCATAAAAGATGGCAAGATAAGGCGTGCATATATAGTGGATGATCCTGAGAATGATGCAAAAAATATGCTAGAAAAAATCAAAGAAAAAGACTACTAG
- the modB gene encoding molybdate ABC transporter permease subunit, with amino-acid sequence MIDELKNIDYEPFWLSLKLSFITTFILFFVCIAFAYFMSQKKFFGKSFLESIISLPLVLPPSVLGFYLLIFLSPYSTFGKFIEEIFGIRLVFNFTGLVVASCIYSLPFMFGPIYAGLNSLKKSLFEASYSLGKNKLTTIFRVILPSIRSNLLTATVVSFAHTMGEFGVVLMIGGSVAGESKVASIAIFEAVEMLDYTKAHIYALLMLIISFFVLFVVYLLNSKKA; translated from the coding sequence ATGATAGACGAGTTAAAAAATATAGATTACGAGCCGTTTTGGCTCTCGTTAAAACTATCTTTTATAACTACTTTTATTTTGTTTTTTGTCTGCATTGCATTTGCTTATTTTATGTCGCAGAAAAAATTCTTTGGTAAATCATTTTTAGAGTCGATAATCTCACTACCTTTGGTATTGCCACCAAGTGTTCTTGGCTTTTATCTACTTATTTTTCTTTCGCCTTATTCCACCTTTGGTAAATTTATTGAAGAAATTTTTGGAATTAGACTGGTTTTCAACTTCACAGGTCTTGTTGTGGCAAGTTGTATATATTCATTGCCATTTATGTTTGGACCGATTTATGCTGGACTAAATAGCCTAAAAAAGAGCCTTTTTGAAGCTAGCTATAGTCTTGGTAAAAACAAACTCACGACTATTTTTAGAGTAATTTTGCCAAGTATTAGATCAAATTTATTAACAGCTACTGTCGTTAGCTTTGCTCACACTATGGGCGAGTTTGGTGTTGTTTTAATGATAGGTGGTAGCGTAGCTGGAGAGAGCAAGGTCGCGAGTATTGCGATATTTGAAGCGGTTGAAATGCTTGATTACACCAAGGCTCATATCTATGCACTTTTGATGTTAATAATTAGCTTTTTTGTTCTTTTCGTAGTTTATCTTTTAAATTCTAAAAAAGCTTAA
- a CDS encoding sulfate/molybdate ABC transporter ATP-binding protein, translating into MIEISCKKELNGGDGKFMLEADLSFENGDFVALYGASGGGKTTILRLIAGFETPQSGFIKVGDKIFFDEKRNLAPQKRNIGFLFQDYALFENMNVFKNLLFAKDDVSLANKLLDICGLTSLKNAKISTLSGGQKQRVALARAVMRRPEILLLDEPLSALDNAMRERLQNYLLALHDEFKMSIVLVSHDIAEIYKLCNKVFVLENGKISRSGTASEIFLKTAGSQKIAFNAKILEIKKCDAIFVANVLINRQICEVVLSSNEAMNLKSGDMVVVSTKAFSVNLEKA; encoded by the coding sequence ATGATAGAAATTTCTTGCAAAAAAGAGCTAAATGGTGGCGACGGCAAATTTATGCTTGAGGCAGACCTTAGCTTTGAAAATGGCGATTTTGTCGCACTTTATGGAGCAAGCGGCGGCGGAAAGACTACTATTTTAAGATTGATTGCTGGTTTTGAAACGCCACAAAGCGGATTTATAAAGGTTGGGGATAAAATTTTCTTTGATGAAAAGAGAAATTTAGCTCCACAAAAACGAAATATTGGCTTTTTATTTCAAGATTATGCTTTGTTTGAAAATATGAATGTCTTTAAAAATTTGCTCTTTGCAAAAGATGACGTAAGCCTAGCAAATAAACTCCTAGACATATGCGGCCTAACAAGCCTAAAAAATGCAAAGATCAGCACTCTTTCTGGTGGTCAAAAACAACGCGTAGCACTTGCTCGTGCAGTTATGAGAAGGCCTGAAATTTTACTGCTTGATGAGCCACTAAGCGCACTTGATAATGCCATGCGAGAGAGATTGCAAAACTATTTACTGGCACTTCATGATGAATTTAAAATGAGCATCGTCTTAGTAAGCCATGATATCGCAGAAATTTATAAGCTTTGCAATAAAGTCTTTGTTCTTGAAAATGGCAAAATTTCAAGATCTGGCACAGCAAGCGAGATATTTTTAAAGACTGCCGGATCTCAAAAAATCGCCTTCAATGCTAAAATTTTAGAGATAAAAAAATGTGATGCGATCTTCGTAGCAAACGTACTAATAAACCGTCAAATTTGTGAAGTTGTGTTAAGTAGCAACGAAGCAATGAATCTAAAATCAGGCGATATGGTGGTAGTTAGCACAAAAGCATTTAGCGTAAATTTGGAAAAAGCATGA
- a CDS encoding TOBE domain-containing protein — protein MIKAKIVRILAKDDVSLFELKGLNLEANLFMLVLNEASKFALNDEISLGFKSSDVVLAKNKLDTSSLENELKCVVEAINFGEVLSVVGLKCDQISFEAIISNHALKALNLSKNDSVFAYIKSTSIHISTQK, from the coding sequence ATGATAAAAGCAAAGATCGTTAGGATTTTAGCCAAAGATGATGTCAGTTTATTTGAGCTAAAGGGTCTAAATTTAGAGGCGAATTTATTTATGCTAGTCTTAAATGAGGCTAGCAAATTTGCCTTAAATGATGAAATCAGTTTAGGTTTTAAAAGCTCGGATGTCGTCTTGGCAAAGAATAAACTTGACACTAGCTCGCTTGAAAATGAATTAAAATGCGTAGTAGAGGCTATAAATTTTGGTGAAGTTTTAAGCGTTGTTGGTCTAAAGTGCGATCAAATTAGCTTCGAAGCCATCATTTCAAATCATGCTTTAAAAGCGTTAAATTTGAGCAAAAACGATAGTGTTTTTGCTTATATAAAATCTACTAGTATTCATATAAGTACTCAAAAATGA
- the modA gene encoding molybdate ABC transporter substrate-binding protein: MRKVFKFLCLATFFAINAIGAEVNVYAAANTTYAFPELIKEFNKLYPNAKINLTLGASGGLVTQIQNSAPADIFMAADMGFAQKAYDTGFASTEPKVYAQGAVAIFSIRDVDFKKGIEVVRGLKAISIANPQTAPYGKASIEALKNAKLYDEVEKNIVYAQKISETLSQALSASDVGFIAASALFDEKMSKYKEGVNHILVPQELYTPIDQGIVLLKHADKNDDAKAFYEFILGDKSREIFKKFGYNVPAK, from the coding sequence ATGAGAAAAGTTTTTAAATTTTTATGTTTGGCAACTTTTTTTGCCATAAACGCAATTGGTGCTGAAGTAAATGTCTATGCTGCTGCAAATACGACATATGCATTTCCTGAGCTTATAAAAGAGTTTAATAAGCTTTATCCAAATGCCAAAATCAACCTAACTCTTGGTGCAAGTGGCGGTCTTGTTACTCAGATACAAAACTCAGCTCCAGCCGATATATTCATGGCTGCTGATATGGGCTTTGCGCAAAAAGCTTATGACACAGGTTTTGCAAGCACTGAACCAAAAGTTTATGCACAAGGCGCTGTGGCTATTTTTTCTATTAGAGATGTTGACTTTAAAAAAGGCATCGAAGTTGTTCGTGGTTTAAAAGCGATTTCTATTGCAAATCCGCAAACTGCACCATACGGCAAAGCCAGCATAGAAGCACTTAAAAATGCAAAACTTTATGACGAAGTAGAAAAAAATATTGTTTATGCTCAAAAAATTTCTGAGACTCTATCTCAGGCGTTAAGTGCATCTGATGTAGGTTTTATCGCTGCTAGTGCACTTTTTGATGAGAAAATGTCAAAATACAAAGAGGGCGTTAACCACATCCTTGTCCCACAAGAGCTATACACTCCGATTGATCAAGGCATAGTTCTTCTAAAACATGCCGATAAGAATGATGACGCAAAAGCATTTTATGAGTTTATCTTAGGCGATAAATCAAGAGAAATTTTTAAGAAATTTGGTTATAACGTCCCAGCTAAATGA
- a CDS encoding TOBE domain-containing protein has translation MKADINLELFLGEDTQVLAKHITLLKAIKETKSITKAAELVGISYKNAWDCLDTINNKSSKPLIIRADGNKKNSGSELSEYANKLIKIYDAILETQKDFLQKICQKVDFEDVDIINLQRMNMNLSARNQLSCEIISINRGAVNSQIVAKLSNGCTLESNITVESEKNLGLKVGQKVIYIFKAPAVILARDLDIKISTKNQLKGEVIEAKIGAVNAEITLKLSDEQTLTAIITKDSAMDMQIGVGDTLLAIVKSSQIIIGV, from the coding sequence TTGAAAGCAGATATAAATTTAGAACTATTTTTAGGCGAAGATACACAGGTTTTAGCTAAGCATATTACATTATTAAAGGCCATAAAAGAGACAAAAAGTATCACAAAAGCAGCAGAACTGGTTGGTATATCATACAAAAATGCTTGGGACTGCCTTGATACGATAAATAACAAAAGTAGTAAGCCCCTTATCATTAGAGCTGATGGAAATAAAAAAAATAGTGGCTCCGAGCTAAGCGAGTATGCCAATAAACTGATAAAAATTTATGATGCCATTCTTGAGACTCAAAAGGATTTTTTACAAAAAATTTGTCAAAAAGTAGATTTTGAGGATGTAGATATTATAAATCTTCAAAGAATGAATATGAACTTAAGTGCTAGAAATCAGCTCTCATGTGAGATTATTAGCATAAACCGCGGTGCGGTAAATTCTCAAATAGTCGCAAAACTAAGTAATGGCTGCACGCTTGAGTCAAACATCACGGTTGAAAGTGAGAAAAATTTAGGCCTAAAAGTTGGACAAAAAGTTATTTATATTTTTAAAGCTCCAGCTGTTATTTTGGCTAGGGATCTAGATATAAAAATAAGCACAAAAAATCAATTAAAAGGCGAAGTGATCGAAGCAAAGATAGGTGCTGTAAATGCTGAAATCACTTTAAAATTAAGCGATGAGCAAACACTTACTGCCATCATCACAAAAGATAGTGCGATGGATATGCAAATAGGCGTTGGCGATACACTTTTAGCAATAGTAAAATCATCACAAATCATTATAGGAGTTTAA
- a CDS encoding MlaA family lipoprotein, with protein sequence MKFLLSIFFSLLLACANTDINTNSESDEFDVEFEARKDVFDPLSGYNRMMTHANDFIYVNMLTPVAKGYAYVVPKTARTMVSNFFDNLLFPVRFVNNLLQFKFQNAGEETLRFLANTIIGFGGLTDGAKYYNLKAHDEDFGQTLGYWGLGGGFHIVWPLIGPSNLRDTGGIVGDYFADPISYVDPILLSTGIKSYRAFNSFSQDPIAYEKLRKDAIDLYPFLRDAYEQRRDKLIKE encoded by the coding sequence ATGAAATTTTTGCTTTCTATCTTTTTTAGTTTGCTTTTAGCCTGTGCTAATACGGACATAAATACAAATAGCGAAAGCGACGAATTTGATGTTGAATTTGAAGCAAGAAAAGATGTTTTTGACCCGCTTAGTGGCTACAATAGAATGATGACACATGCAAATGACTTTATCTATGTAAATATGCTAACTCCGGTGGCAAAAGGCTATGCCTATGTTGTGCCAAAAACAGCTAGAACAATGGTTTCAAATTTCTTTGATAACCTGCTTTTTCCAGTTCGCTTTGTAAATAACTTACTTCAGTTTAAATTTCAAAACGCTGGCGAAGAGACATTAAGATTTTTAGCAAATACGATAATTGGCTTTGGCGGACTAACAGACGGAGCAAAATACTACAATCTCAAAGCTCACGATGAAGATTTTGGACAAACGCTTGGATATTGGGGGCTTGGCGGTGGTTTTCATATCGTTTGGCCACTTATTGGACCATCAAATTTAAGAGATACTGGTGGTATAGTCGGAGATTATTTTGCTGATCCTATTAGCTACGTTGATCCTATACTTTTATCAACTGGTATCAAGTCATATAGAGCGTTTAATAGCTTTTCGCAAGATCCAATTGCTTATGAAAAACTAAGAAAAGATGCTATTGATCTTTATCCATTTTTACGCGATGCTTACGAGCAAAGACGCGATAAGCTTATCAAGGAGTAA
- a CDS encoding ABC transporter substrate-binding protein — protein MKILKILTMILLFTTSLFAISKEQIKPEVEMKTTKVIEILKDTNLDNDAKAKEIFALLDPFFDYKQMAKISLGKRYNSLSSDEQAKFDAAFEQKLKSSYIDKLLGYKDQEIHITGESEPQKNRYWLTSELVNDGKSYEFVYKFYDAKERGWLIYDLDIVGVSIIQTYRSQFGDVLNNADFNTLLQKLNEAVLPDQNKTNP, from the coding sequence ATGAAAATTTTAAAAATTCTAACTATGATTCTACTTTTTACAACTAGCCTTTTTGCTATTTCAAAAGAGCAGATCAAGCCTGAAGTAGAGATGAAAACAACAAAGGTTATTGAAATTTTAAAAGATACAAATTTAGACAATGATGCAAAGGCAAAAGAAATTTTTGCTCTTCTTGATCCATTTTTTGACTATAAGCAAATGGCAAAGATAAGCCTTGGCAAACGTTACAATAGCCTAAGTAGCGATGAGCAGGCTAAATTTGACGCAGCATTTGAGCAAAAACTAAAAAGCTCATACATAGATAAACTTTTAGGGTACAAAGATCAAGAGATACATATAACTGGCGAGAGCGAACCTCAAAAAAATAGATATTGGCTCACATCCGAGCTTGTAAATGATGGCAAGAGCTACGAATTTGTCTATAAATTTTATGACGCTAAAGAGCGTGGTTGGCTCATTTACGATCTTGATATCGTTGGTGTAAGCATCATTCAAACTTATAGAAGTCAGTTTGGCGATGTGCTAAATAACGCTGATTTCAATACCCTTTTACAAAAGCTAAACGAAGCTGTTTTGCCTGATCAAAATAAAACCAACCCTTAA
- a CDS encoding efflux RND transporter permease subunit translates to MRQIFKFIIAKNKLIIALILALSVVFGYLSTKLSVDASAETLLLEHDPDLKAYREIAKRYDSPGFLVVAFTPKDDLFSSKNLELIKNLGDELAKNDMVNSVISIINIPLLNSVKGGITGILDHTPTLSDKDINISKAKLEFAKSPIYSGNLISKDLKTTAIALNLKQDEKFNELVNERNLLSQKESNGTITQAERLKLEALAYEFKAYRDELRKSDHENLEAIKATIAKFNANDELFLGGANMIADDMIGFIKSDLLVYGFSVLALLSFSLWLFFRQVRWIVLPMFICAVSAIFTTGIFGIFDWEVTVISSNYIALQLIITISTVIHLVVSYREFFAKHPKYSQNQLIYLTLRDKFSPSFWAIFTTVIGFSSLMSADIKPVIMLGIMMSTGISVSLVLAFLLFGAINVNLEKLAPIRTFENSFKFTKYCANLALNSRKIIYAVCALVVCFGVYGISKIKVENSFIGYFKESTEIRQGMQVIDTKLGGTIPVDVIVKFKEQKQDKNAEQDEFENEFESNAKDAKYWFNSYHTRVAEKIHDYLKEQKFVGHVSSLATLIKAIKELNNGASDDFLLAAMYEKLPQNYKNILLSPYVSVEDDELRFSIRIVDSNSELRRNLFLKELREGLAQLTKNDNVSIEVAGMMVLYNNMLQNLLSSQVDTFGLTVAILFVIFCFIFRSIKLATIAIVSNLIPLCTLFGVMGFFGIPLDVMSITIAAISIGIGVDDIIHYIHRFKEEMLTKSVFESIKVAHASIGYAMYYTSFTIFLGFSVMITSNFIPTIYFGLLTDLVMVFMLLGALIILPSLIASFVKKSDI, encoded by the coding sequence ATGCGACAAATTTTTAAATTTATCATTGCTAAAAATAAGCTTATTATTGCTCTAATTTTAGCTTTAAGCGTAGTTTTTGGCTATCTTAGCACCAAGCTTAGCGTTGATGCGTCAGCTGAAACGCTACTACTTGAGCATGACCCTGACTTAAAAGCTTATAGAGAGATAGCCAAACGCTACGACTCACCTGGATTTTTAGTGGTTGCTTTTACTCCAAAAGATGATCTTTTTTCATCTAAAAATTTAGAACTTATCAAAAATTTAGGCGATGAACTAGCTAAAAACGATATGGTAAATAGCGTCATCTCTATAATAAATATTCCGCTTTTAAATAGTGTAAAAGGCGGGATTACTGGTATCTTAGATCATACTCCAACGCTAAGTGATAAAGATATAAATATTTCAAAAGCAAAGCTTGAGTTTGCCAAAAGCCCGATTTACAGCGGAAATCTAATAAGCAAAGATCTAAAAACCACAGCAATTGCTCTAAATTTAAAACAAGATGAGAAATTTAATGAGCTTGTAAATGAGAGAAATTTACTTAGCCAAAAAGAATCAAACGGCACTATCACACAAGCTGAGCGACTTAAGTTAGAGGCTCTTGCCTATGAGTTTAAAGCCTACCGAGATGAGCTTAGAAAAAGCGATCACGAAAACCTTGAGGCCATAAAAGCAACCATAGCTAAATTTAACGCAAATGACGAGCTATTTTTAGGCGGTGCAAATATGATCGCTGATGATATGATAGGCTTTATAAAGAGCGATCTTTTGGTCTATGGCTTTAGCGTACTTGCTCTTCTTAGCTTTAGTTTGTGGCTATTTTTCAGGCAGGTTAGATGGATAGTTTTGCCGATGTTTATATGTGCCGTAAGTGCCATTTTTACGACTGGAATTTTTGGTATATTTGACTGGGAAGTGACGGTCATTAGCTCAAACTACATCGCACTTCAGCTCATCATTACTATTTCAACTGTGATTCATCTTGTCGTTAGCTATAGAGAATTTTTCGCAAAGCATCCAAAATATAGCCAAAATCAGCTAATTTATCTAACGCTTCGTGATAAATTCTCTCCATCTTTTTGGGCGATATTTACCACGGTTATTGGCTTTAGCTCGCTTATGAGCGCTGACATAAAGCCAGTTATCATGCTTGGCATTATGATGAGCACTGGCATTAGCGTTTCGCTTGTGCTTGCGTTTTTGCTATTTGGTGCGATAAATGTAAATTTAGAAAAATTAGCTCCCATTAGAACCTTTGAAAATAGCTTTAAATTTACAAAATACTGCGCAAATTTAGCCCTAAATTCAAGAAAGATTATCTACGCAGTTTGCGCTCTAGTTGTCTGCTTTGGTGTTTATGGTATCAGCAAGATAAAGGTTGAAAATAGCTTCATTGGCTACTTTAAAGAAAGCACAGAAATTCGCCAAGGAATGCAAGTCATTGATACTAAGCTTGGTGGCACGATACCAGTTGATGTGATAGTGAAGTTTAAAGAACAAAAACAAGATAAAAATGCTGAGCAAGATGAGTTTGAAAATGAGTTTGAAAGCAACGCTAAGGATGCGAAATACTGGTTTAATAGCTATCACACAAGGGTTGCTGAGAAAATTCACGACTATTTAAAAGAGCAAAAATTTGTTGGACATGTAAGCTCGCTAGCAACCCTTATAAAAGCCATAAAAGAGCTAAATAACGGCGCTAGTGATGATTTTTTATTAGCTGCGATGTATGAGAAATTGCCACAAAATTATAAAAACATCTTATTAAGTCCTTATGTAAGCGTTGAAGATGACGAGCTTAGATTTAGTATAAGGATCGTCGATAGTAACTCTGAGCTTAGACGAAATTTATTTCTAAAAGAGCTTAGAGAAGGGCTGGCACAGCTTACTAAAAATGACAATGTAAGCATAGAAGTGGCCGGCATGATGGTGCTTTATAACAATATGCTTCAAAATTTACTTAGCTCACAAGTTGATACTTTTGGACTAACTGTCGCTATACTTTTTGTCATATTTTGCTTTATTTTTAGAAGCATAAAGCTAGCAACCATTGCGATAGTTTCAAATTTAATCCCGCTTTGCACACTCTTTGGTGTGATGGGATTTTTTGGCATTCCACTTGATGTGATGAGCATCACGATTGCAGCCATTAGTATTGGTATCGGCGTTGATGATATCATTCACTACATACACCGCTTTAAAGAAGAAATGCTTACAAAAAGCGTTTTTGAGAGCATTAAAGTCGCGCACGCAAGCATCGGATATGCGATGTATTACACATCATTCACTATTTTTCTTGGCTTTAGCGTGATGATAACTAGTAACTTTATCCCG